A stretch of Spirosoma oryzicola DNA encodes these proteins:
- the miaB gene encoding tRNA (N6-isopentenyl adenosine(37)-C2)-methylthiotransferase MiaB, with product MTLIPELTILQPADKEAIDLPRTLKDELAVGKKRLYIESYGCQMNFADSEIVAAVMRNAGFATTSSAEDADLIFLNTCAIRENAEQKVRNRLKHLTGLKRQKPELLVGMLGCMAERLKTKLLEEEKVVDIVAGPDAYRDIPKLVEEAESGQKAVNVFLSREETYADISPIRLNSNGVTAFVSIMRGCDNMCSFCVVPFTRGRERSRDAHSVVREAQDLFDQGYREVTLLGQNVDSYKWQGESEPVVTFANLLEMVALIHPDLRVRFSTSHPKDITDDVLYTMAKYDNICKYIHLPAQSGNSRVLKIMNRTYDRPWYIGKIDRIREILGEDCGISTDMISGFCTEDEAEHQESLSLMDYVRYDYAYMFAYSERPGTLAAKKYTDDIPEDVKKRRLNEIIAKQLEHSTIRNQRHIGQVQRVLIEGTSKRSDDFLCGRNDQNKMVVFPKGNLAKGQYVDVLVTECTSATLLGEVVSR from the coding sequence ATGACGCTTATTCCCGAACTAACAATATTACAACCTGCTGATAAGGAAGCCATTGATCTGCCCCGCACGCTGAAAGATGAGCTGGCAGTCGGTAAAAAACGCCTGTACATCGAAAGCTATGGTTGCCAGATGAATTTTGCGGACAGTGAGATTGTAGCCGCCGTCATGCGCAATGCCGGTTTTGCCACCACCTCTTCCGCCGAAGATGCTGATCTGATTTTTCTAAATACCTGCGCTATCCGGGAGAATGCCGAGCAGAAGGTTCGGAATCGCCTGAAGCACCTTACGGGCTTGAAACGCCAGAAACCAGAGTTGCTCGTCGGCATGCTCGGTTGTATGGCCGAACGGCTGAAAACTAAACTTCTGGAAGAAGAAAAGGTCGTCGACATCGTCGCTGGTCCTGACGCGTATCGGGATATTCCGAAACTGGTTGAGGAAGCGGAATCGGGTCAAAAAGCAGTTAACGTGTTTTTGTCGCGCGAAGAAACCTACGCCGACATTTCGCCGATTCGCCTGAATTCAAATGGCGTAACGGCATTCGTTTCGATCATGCGGGGCTGCGACAACATGTGTAGCTTCTGCGTCGTGCCGTTCACGCGGGGTCGCGAGCGGAGCCGGGATGCCCACAGTGTCGTTCGGGAAGCGCAGGATTTATTTGATCAGGGCTACCGGGAAGTGACGCTACTCGGTCAGAACGTCGATTCCTATAAATGGCAGGGTGAATCCGAGCCGGTTGTCACGTTTGCCAATTTGCTTGAAATGGTGGCGCTTATCCATCCCGATTTGCGCGTCCGTTTTTCGACTTCCCACCCCAAGGATATCACCGACGATGTGTTGTACACGATGGCGAAGTACGATAACATCTGCAAGTACATTCATTTGCCCGCGCAAAGCGGCAACAGCCGGGTGCTGAAGATCATGAACCGGACCTACGACCGTCCTTGGTACATCGGAAAGATCGACCGCATTCGGGAGATTTTGGGCGAAGATTGTGGTATTTCGACCGATATGATCTCGGGTTTCTGCACCGAAGACGAGGCTGAACACCAGGAATCACTGTCGTTGATGGACTACGTTCGGTACGACTACGCGTACATGTTCGCTTATTCGGAACGGCCCGGTACGCTGGCTGCGAAGAAATACACCGACGACATTCCGGAAGACGTCAAAAAGCGTCGGCTAAATGAGATCATTGCCAAGCAGCTGGAACACTCTACCATCCGCAACCAGCGGCACATCGGTCAGGTGCAGCGCGTGCTGATCGAAGGAACGTCCAAGCGCTCGGACGATTTCCTGTGTGGCCGCAATGACCAGAATAAAATGGTTGTTTTCCCGAAAGGAAACCTGGCCAAAGGACAGTACGTCGACGTGCTGGTTACCGAATGCACCTCGGCTACCCTGCTGGGAGAAGTAGTTAGTCGTTAA
- the lptE gene encoding LPS assembly lipoprotein LptE, with translation MKNKRQPAATSQRPAVSLGRLSGRHWLGLLLVVGCSLFTTSCGVYSFTGTTLSPDIKTVTVNNFVLATAGGPANLPLTFNERLKEYYQRYTNLKVVPNNGDMVLEGNITGYDLLAVAPTAQDQAGVNRLQITVLARFYNNKDESKNFEQSFSFYQDFPQNQTLSQNESRLIPKILDQIVLDIFNKTAADW, from the coding sequence ATGAAGAATAAACGTCAGCCAGCAGCGACCAGTCAGCGGCCAGCAGTAAGCCTAGGCAGGCTATCCGGCAGACATTGGCTCGGGTTACTGCTGGTTGTCGGCTGTTCACTGTTCACGACCAGCTGTGGTGTGTACTCGTTTACAGGTACGACGCTGTCGCCGGACATCAAGACAGTGACCGTCAACAATTTTGTGTTAGCCACCGCCGGTGGCCCGGCCAATTTGCCGCTGACCTTTAACGAACGACTGAAAGAATATTACCAGCGGTACACGAATCTTAAGGTAGTTCCCAACAATGGCGACATGGTGCTGGAAGGAAACATAACCGGCTATGATCTGCTGGCAGTTGCCCCAACAGCGCAGGACCAGGCGGGCGTCAACCGGCTTCAAATCACCGTGCTGGCCCGGTTCTACAACAACAAAGACGAAAGCAAAAACTTTGAGCAGTCGTTTTCGTTCTACCAGGATTTTCCGCAGAATCAGACGCTTAGCCAAAACGAAAGCCGTTTAATACCAAAGATTCTGGATCAGATCGTTCTGGATATTTTTAATAAGACAGCTGCCGACTGGTAA
- a CDS encoding sigma-54 interaction domain-containing protein, translating to MNNQEIQSVKQRFGIIGNAPALNYAINVAMQVAATDLTVLITGESGSGKESFSKIIHSLSARKHGQFIAINCGAIPEGTIDSELFGHEKGSFTGAVDSRKGYFETTNGGTIFLDEIGEMPLGTQARLLRVLENGEFIRVGSSKTQKTDVRVVAATNVNLMDAVDKGNFREDLYYRLNTVPIFVPPLRERGTDIELLFRKFTTDFAERYRIRPLQLTEGAKQLLMSFPFPGNIRQLKNIAEQVSILESEQNKPIEAETLNKYLPQQQPSNRTLALFPQAQGTSGSDNFSERELLYKVLFDMRRDVNDLKKLVRDVLGNEQDGRQILNNHKDLFDSIQSDADHPPAETSVTRFLPAVNGSTRPDSPPPSETYNTHPPVQLFDDVDRDINDVTVEDVTHETEEDDSLSLERQEKEMILKALRRNNNKRKYAAQALGISERTLYRKIKQYEIDEE from the coding sequence ATGAACAATCAAGAAATTCAAAGCGTTAAACAACGCTTCGGTATAATCGGTAATGCGCCCGCCCTCAACTACGCCATCAATGTAGCGATGCAGGTTGCAGCCACCGACCTGACCGTACTGATTACGGGCGAGAGCGGTAGTGGTAAAGAATCGTTTTCTAAAATCATTCACAGCCTAAGCGCCCGCAAGCACGGTCAATTCATTGCCATTAACTGCGGAGCTATTCCAGAAGGTACGATTGACTCGGAGCTGTTTGGTCACGAAAAAGGGTCCTTTACCGGTGCTGTCGATTCCCGGAAAGGTTACTTTGAGACAACCAACGGGGGGACTATCTTTCTCGACGAAATTGGCGAAATGCCGCTCGGCACCCAGGCTCGTTTGCTTCGGGTGCTGGAAAATGGCGAGTTCATCCGCGTAGGTTCCTCCAAAACGCAGAAAACCGACGTGCGCGTCGTGGCGGCAACCAACGTTAACTTGATGGACGCCGTTGACAAAGGGAATTTTCGCGAGGATTTATATTACCGACTGAATACCGTACCGATCTTCGTCCCTCCCCTGCGCGAACGCGGTACTGACATTGAGTTACTGTTCCGGAAGTTCACAACCGATTTTGCGGAGCGCTATCGCATCAGACCCCTTCAGCTAACAGAGGGAGCCAAGCAACTGCTGATGAGCTTTCCTTTTCCGGGCAATATCCGGCAGCTAAAGAACATTGCGGAACAGGTATCGATCCTCGAATCGGAGCAAAACAAACCGATTGAAGCCGAAACGTTGAACAAATACCTGCCTCAGCAGCAGCCAAGTAACCGCACGCTGGCCTTGTTTCCGCAAGCGCAAGGCACGTCTGGATCAGACAATTTTTCCGAGCGCGAGTTGCTCTATAAGGTCTTGTTCGATATGCGCCGGGACGTGAACGATCTCAAAAAACTGGTTCGCGATGTGCTGGGTAATGAACAGGATGGCCGGCAAATTCTAAATAACCACAAAGATCTGTTCGATTCGATTCAGTCCGACGCAGACCATCCACCAGCCGAAACAAGCGTAACGCGTTTCTTACCGGCGGTCAACGGTTCGACCCGGCCTGACAGTCCACCGCCCTCGGAAACGTATAATACGCATCCGCCGGTGCAGCTCTTCGATGACGTAGACCGGGACATTAACGACGTGACGGTTGAGGATGTCACGCACGAAACCGAAGAAGACGATTCGCTTTCGCTCGAACGGCAGGAAAAAGAAATGATTCTAAAAGCCTTACGGCGGAACAACAATAAACGCAAATACGCAGCGCAGGCACTGGGTATTTCCGAACGAACGTTATACCGCAAAATCAAGCAGTATGAAATTGATGAAGAATAA
- a CDS encoding co-chaperone GroES gives MVAETESVKVNVKPLADRVLVEAAPAEEKTSFGIIIPDTAKEKPQRGTVVAVGAGKKDEPLTVQVGDTVLYGKYAGTEITVDGKEYLIMRESDIFAIL, from the coding sequence ATGGTAGCAGAAACGGAAAGCGTTAAAGTGAACGTGAAACCGCTGGCTGACCGGGTGCTGGTAGAAGCAGCTCCGGCCGAAGAAAAAACCTCGTTCGGCATCATTATCCCCGATACGGCAAAGGAAAAACCACAGCGCGGTACGGTTGTAGCCGTTGGTGCGGGTAAGAAAGATGAACCCCTTACGGTTCAGGTGGGCGACACGGTGTTGTACGGCAAATATGCTGGTACCGAAATCACCGTTGATGGCAAAGAATACCTCATCATGCGCGAATCGGACATTTTCGCAATTCTTTAA
- the secG gene encoding preprotein translocase subunit SecG, with protein sequence MITATIVIICILTVLLILIVLIQNSKGGGLAGEFGGLGSNQLMGVKKTTDLLEQITWGLGIGVMVLSLASYIMVDRNQAGGINSVNVDRAQTQTLPGSAAPTPSPAAGAAPSQAVPGAATPGASTSALTPQK encoded by the coding sequence ATGATAACGGCAACTATTGTCATCATTTGTATCCTCACCGTCCTGTTGATTTTGATTGTACTCATTCAGAACTCAAAAGGTGGTGGCTTAGCCGGTGAATTTGGCGGACTAGGTTCTAATCAGCTTATGGGCGTCAAGAAAACGACTGACCTGCTGGAGCAAATCACCTGGGGCCTTGGCATCGGCGTAATGGTCTTATCCCTGGCTTCCTACATTATGGTTGATCGGAACCAGGCCGGTGGAATCAACAGCGTTAACGTAGATCGCGCTCAAACCCAAACGCTTCCTGGCTCCGCAGCGCCTACGCCAAGTCCGGCAGCGGGTGCAGCACCAAGCCAGGCGGTACCGGGTGCCGCTACACCAGGCGCGTCAACGTCTGCACTGACGCCACAGAAATAA